The following are encoded together in the Microtus pennsylvanicus isolate mMicPen1 chromosome 8, mMicPen1.hap1, whole genome shotgun sequence genome:
- the LOC142855758 gene encoding LOW QUALITY PROTEIN: taste receptor type 2 member 123-like (The sequence of the model RefSeq protein was modified relative to this genomic sequence to represent the inferred CDS: substituted 1 base at 1 genomic stop codon), with protein MNRKSIFSXTMNNSVWFTSSLTLFIEIATGTIGNGFIALVNIIDWVKRGNISSVDQILTALAFSRLSFLLSMLTFMLLFILCPHLFMASEMFMVTEIVWTVNNHLSNWLATCLSVFYFLKVANFSNSFFLYLKWRAKKVVLVTLLLSLILLLLNTVVTVGCIHLWINSSEGIMFYSLKNLTLHSRFFLFSNSSHVFLPTASVFMFIPFTVSLVAFLLLIFSLCKHIRKMQLNFKRSRDTSTMAHMKALKTGFSFLIIYVIYLLFIVVEISSLGLVENMMIILFDYSSGLAFPTSHSVVLILGNSKLRQATLSVLRWLRCHSKDMDTLGP; from the exons ATGAACAGGAAGAG CATATTCTCATAGACCATGAACAACAGTGTATGGTTTACTTCATCACTCACCTTATTTATAGAAATAGCAACGGGAACCATAGGAAATGGATTCATAGCACTGGTGAACATCATTGACTGGGTCAAGAGAGGAAATATCTCTTCAGTAGATCAGATCCTTACTGCTCTTGCCTTCTCCAGACTCAGTTTTTTGTTGTCCATGCTCACTTTTATGTTGTTATTCATACTGTGCCCACATTTGTTCATGGCTTCAGAAATGTTTATGGTAACTGAAATTGTCTGGACAGTGAATAACCACTTAAGCAACTGGCTTGCTACATGCCTCagtgtcttttattttctcaagGTAGCAAATTTTtctaactctttttttctttacctaAAGTGGAGAGCTAAAAAAGTGGTTTTAGTGACATTACTGTTATCTCTGATCCTTTTGCTTTTAAACACTGTAGTTACAGTGGGATGTATTCACTTATGGATTAATTCATCTGAAGGAATCATGTTTTATAGTTTGAAGAATTTGACACTAcattccagattttttttattcagcAACTCATCGCACGTTTTCTTACCCACAGCCTCAGTGTTCATGTTCATCCCCTTCACTGTGTCCCTGGTAGCTTTTCTCCTGCTCATCTTTTCCCTGTGTAAGCATATTAGGAAGATGCAGCTTAATTTCAAAAGATCCAGAGACACCAGCACTATGGCCCACATGAAAGCCTTGAAAACTGGGTTTTCCTTCCtgattatatatgtaatatatttactttttattgttgtaGAAATTTCAAGCCTTGGATTGGTGGAGAACATGATGATCATTTTGTTTGACTACTCTTCTGGATTAGCTTTTCCTACAAGTCACTCAGTTGTCTTGATTCTGGGAAACAGTAAGCTGAGACAAGCCACTCTTTCTGTGCTACGGTGGCTGAGATGCCATTCCAAAGATATGGACACCTTGGGTCCCTAA